In a single window of the Acidobacteriota bacterium genome:
- a CDS encoding VOC family protein, whose translation MENARADAWATALIYSEVHMLTKHRFHLFLITALLGSLTLGAFGFQAQETKPAAPQFPESHFHHLHLNVLDPKANIDFYTSKFDCEKGRFAGLLDAVWAQKSWVLFTKVNEAPKSDLNSAVWHFGWGAEDMKATYEKQLAMGTKFFTPITDISDIGGNTGATGLFYYAYVQGPDGALIELNTARHHHFGHIHLFSADPIAAAEWYKKYFGATGRASASREPRMYRGVQIGPSASLMKDNVNLIIYPIEYTRKAYPEAWKGKTELESTKGHVVDHIGFSFDNLEEALDKLRKDGVKVTDEIRSVAGGKIKYAFIEGPDKMRIEVIEGHAKKE comes from the coding sequence GTGGAAAACGCCCGCGCTGACGCTTGGGCTACTGCCTTAATCTATAGCGAGGTTCACATGCTTACTAAACATCGGTTTCATCTTTTTCTCATCACTGCTCTGCTCGGTTCATTGACGCTTGGCGCTTTCGGATTTCAAGCGCAGGAAACTAAACCCGCTGCGCCGCAATTTCCCGAATCGCATTTTCATCATCTGCATTTAAATGTCCTCGACCCCAAAGCGAACATCGATTTTTACACCTCGAAATTCGATTGTGAAAAAGGTCGATTTGCAGGATTGTTGGATGCCGTGTGGGCGCAAAAATCCTGGGTACTGTTTACCAAAGTCAACGAAGCCCCGAAATCCGACCTCAACTCTGCGGTCTGGCATTTCGGTTGGGGCGCGGAAGATATGAAAGCGACTTATGAAAAACAACTGGCAATGGGAACCAAATTTTTCACGCCGATAACTGACATCAGCGACATCGGCGGCAACACCGGAGCCACAGGGTTGTTTTATTACGCCTATGTTCAAGGTCCCGACGGCGCGCTCATCGAATTGAATACCGCGCGTCATCATCATTTCGGACATATTCATTTGTTCAGCGCCGACCCGATTGCTGCCGCCGAATGGTACAAAAAATATTTCGGCGCAACGGGACGCGCTTCGGCTTCACGTGAACCGCGCATGTATCGCGGCGTGCAAATCGGGCCCAGCGCCTCGCTGATGAAAGACAACGTCAACCTCATCATCTATCCGATTGAATACACCAGGAAAGCCTACCCGGAAGCCTGGAAAGGCAAAACCGAACTTGAATCAACCAAAGGTCACGTTGTCGATCACATCGGTTTCAGTTTCGATAATCTCGAAGAGGCTTTGGACAAGTTGCGCAAAGACGGCGTGAAGGTGACCGATGAAATTCGTTCGGTCGCCGGTGGCAAAATCAAATATGCCTTTATCGAAGGGCCGGATAAGATGCGTATCGAAGTCATCGAAGGTCACGCAAAAAAAGAATAG
- a CDS encoding amidohydrolase family protein encodes MWIRKALRDMKKGVDSPMPTQVVSNEEFEPRPQTPKQKEVEHLIGELSEARAKKLGMPRRAFMRTSMGMATCFLASNLAYGKRYWEVDEVETWEAAANEEKWPKSEYFIVDVQAHFTNGFAIGFRNNEFMKNMGFDLKNDAESYSLTTFVKEMLFDSETSIVVISGVPTLETNRDKDGKILEGNARSRGILPSWLMAEAAKKINALAGGTQRALNQGNLAPNHYWDKVNNKVDKATTLEQMEREIKQYKISSWKWYCHTDPGRSGGGFQLDDENAQWFMEESRKRGVKLISVHKGYSYQSRTLGHLANPKDMEKAALNNPDFNFVVYHSAIKHGKNEQGMTGETTWLDKDHNNYDPTTGDFEWHKILMDIKKRNPKINNIYCEIGSFFNTLAIVHPELCMHGMGKNIKYYGSDHVVWGTDCLWWGSPQWGIDAFKRFQITDEFCEKFGYKKLTKEDKAKIFGLNAAKLYKVNVKAKRNPLATDALDKLKAEYIDRGGKRSNAAYGWVRASD; translated from the coding sequence ATGTGGATTCGCAAAGCCCTAAGAGATATGAAAAAAGGCGTTGATTCGCCAATGCCCACCCAGGTGGTCTCAAACGAAGAATTCGAGCCAAGACCGCAAACCCCAAAACAGAAAGAGGTCGAACATTTAATCGGCGAACTTTCGGAAGCTCGCGCCAAAAAACTCGGTATGCCACGTCGCGCGTTTATGCGCACGTCAATGGGCATGGCGACCTGTTTCTTAGCTTCCAATCTCGCTTATGGTAAACGCTACTGGGAAGTCGATGAAGTCGAGACCTGGGAAGCCGCCGCCAATGAAGAGAAATGGCCGAAGAGCGAGTATTTCATCGTCGATGTTCAGGCGCATTTCACCAACGGGTTTGCCATCGGTTTTCGCAACAATGAGTTCATGAAAAACATGGGCTTCGATTTGAAGAACGATGCCGAATCCTATAGCCTCACGACTTTCGTTAAAGAGATGCTCTTTGACAGCGAAACTTCAATCGTAGTGATTTCAGGCGTGCCGACGCTGGAAACCAATCGCGATAAGGACGGCAAAATCCTCGAAGGCAATGCCCGCAGTCGCGGCATCTTACCGAGTTGGTTGATGGCTGAAGCGGCTAAAAAAATCAATGCCCTGGCGGGCGGCACCCAGCGCGCCCTCAATCAAGGCAACCTCGCGCCCAATCACTATTGGGACAAAGTCAACAATAAAGTAGACAAAGCCACAACCCTTGAACAGATGGAACGCGAAATCAAGCAATACAAAATCAGTTCGTGGAAATGGTATTGCCATACCGACCCCGGACGTTCGGGCGGCGGTTTCCAGTTGGACGATGAAAACGCTCAGTGGTTTATGGAGGAATCGCGCAAACGCGGCGTCAAACTCATCAGCGTTCACAAAGGCTATTCCTATCAATCGCGCACCCTTGGTCATTTAGCCAATCCCAAAGACATGGAAAAAGCCGCGCTCAACAATCCCGATTTCAATTTCGTGGTCTATCATTCCGCCATCAAACACGGCAAGAATGAACAGGGGATGACCGGCGAAACCACCTGGCTCGATAAAGACCACAACAACTACGACCCGACCACGGGCGATTTCGAGTGGCATAAAATTTTGATGGACATCAAGAAACGCAATCCGAAAATCAATAACATCTATTGCGAAATCGGCAGTTTCTTTAACACGCTGGCAATCGTCCATCCCGAACTCTGCATGCATGGCATGGGTAAAAACATCAAGTATTACGGGTCAGACCACGTCGTATGGGGAACCGATTGTCTGTGGTGGGGGTCGCCGCAATGGGGCATTGATGCCTTCAAACGTTTCCAGATCACCGACGAATTCTGCGAGAAATTCGGCTACAAGAAACTCACCAAAGAAGACAAAGCGAAAATCTTCGGATTGAATGCCGCGAAACTTTACAAGGTGAATGTGAAAGCCAAGCGCAATCCACTTGCTACTGACGCTTTGGATAAATTGAAAGCCGAGTACATCGACCGTGGCGGCAAGCGTAGCAACGCGGCGTATGGCTGGGTGCGCGCCAGCGATTAA
- a CDS encoding response regulator transcription factor, producing MDKLRIVIAEDHEIVREGLKALVNAQPDMRVIGEANHGYEAIQAVKNLQPDIIIMDVTMPKLNGLEATKKLKQICPQVKILTLTRHAEAGFIQQLLRAGAEGYVLKQSASAELIRAIRALGAGNNYLDPAITGKVMTGYAGKEVKISVDPKNAISDREEEIIRLVAWGYSNKEIANRLEISVKTVETHKTNIMKKLNFRGRIDMVRYALLRGWLKDN from the coding sequence ATGGACAAACTTCGTATCGTTATTGCGGAAGACCACGAAATCGTTCGCGAAGGTTTAAAGGCATTGGTCAATGCGCAACCCGACATGCGGGTCATTGGCGAAGCCAATCATGGATATGAAGCCATTCAAGCGGTAAAAAATTTACAACCGGACATCATTATTATGGATGTCACCATGCCGAAATTGAACGGTCTGGAAGCCACTAAAAAACTCAAGCAGATTTGCCCGCAGGTTAAAATCCTGACCTTAACCCGACACGCCGAAGCCGGATTCATTCAACAACTCCTGCGCGCAGGCGCGGAAGGCTATGTGTTAAAACAGAGCGCCTCTGCGGAATTAATTCGCGCGATACGGGCACTCGGCGCGGGAAATAATTATCTCGACCCGGCGATTACCGGAAAAGTGATGACCGGTTATGCCGGAAAAGAGGTCAAGATTTCGGTTGACCCCAAAAACGCCATAAGCGACCGCGAAGAAGAGATTATTCGACTGGTCGCCTGGGGCTATAGCAATAAAGAGATTGCCAATCGCCTTGAAATCAGCGTGAAAACTGTCGAAACCCATAAGACCAATATCATGAAAAAGCTGAACTTTCGCGGGCGCATCGACATGGTTCGGTATGCATTATTGCGAGGCTGGTTAAAAGATAATTAA
- a CDS encoding PaaI family thioesterase yields the protein MNLVAILQERIKGIFPDLLGVEFLEASPDMVKARLEVRGDLCTVGDILHGGAMMAFADTLGAVATVINLPEGHTTTTIESKTNFFRPATLGSTVIGECTPLHKGKRSQTWQTRLVSEEGKLIALITQTQFVFAVKA from the coding sequence ATGAATTTAGTCGCAATTTTACAGGAGCGTATCAAAGGCATTTTCCCGGATTTGTTAGGCGTAGAGTTTCTCGAAGCCTCTCCCGATATGGTCAAAGCGCGCCTGGAAGTCCGCGGTGATTTATGTACAGTCGGTGATATTTTGCACGGTGGCGCGATGATGGCGTTTGCCGATACGCTTGGCGCGGTTGCCACGGTAATCAATTTACCCGAAGGACACACCACCACCACCATCGAATCGAAGACCAATTTCTTTCGTCCGGCAACCCTTGGCTCAACGGTTATCGGTGAATGCACGCCACTTCATAAAGGCAAACGCAGTCAGACCTGGCAGACGCGCCTTGTTTCCGAAGAGGGAAAGTTGATTGCCTTGATTACCCAGACGCAATTTGTTTTTGCAGTGAAAGCCTGA
- the folK gene encoding 2-amino-4-hydroxy-6-hydroxymethyldihydropteridine diphosphokinase — MQSDKTNIRIFIALGSNLGDREAHLSQALERIIQLGFRLVAASSKYETEPVGYQNQGWFLNQVIEVALTEQFFKNLSESQRTQIDLCFSNHLVDLASLILADATLPLLHQIEESLGRKREFINGPREIDIDLLLFGNAHFQSLDSTAIKDFYPEVRSSLAIPHPRMHLRRFVLEPLCEIAPEMVHPVLKKTCAELLAALNDRYAVKRLAQ, encoded by the coding sequence ATGCAGAGTGATAAAACAAACATCAGAATTTTTATTGCACTCGGTTCCAACCTGGGCGACCGCGAAGCCCACCTCAGCCAAGCCCTCGAGCGGATTATACAACTGGGATTTAGATTGGTTGCCGCCTCCTCGAAATATGAGACCGAACCCGTCGGTTACCAAAATCAGGGCTGGTTTTTAAATCAGGTCATCGAAGTGGCGCTCACCGAACAGTTCTTTAAAAATTTAAGTGAATCTCAACGCACCCAGATTGACCTCTGCTTTAGCAATCATCTGGTGGATTTGGCTTCATTGATACTGGCTGATGCGACCCTGCCCTTATTGCATCAGATTGAAGAAAGCCTTGGACGCAAACGGGAATTTATCAATGGGCCGCGCGAAATTGATATTGACCTGTTGTTGTTCGGAAATGCCCATTTTCAATCGCTCGATTCAACGGCGATTAAAGATTTTTACCCGGAGGTTCGGTCAAGTCTGGCGATTCCTCACCCGCGTATGCACTTGCGACGATTCGTCCTTGAGCCTTTATGCGAAATCGCTCCTGAAATGGTTCATCCGGTTCTAAAGAAAACCTGCGCGGAATTGCTGGCGGCACTCAATGACCGTTATGCGGTTAAACGATTGGCGCAATAA
- a CDS encoding thiol-disulfide isomerase, whose product MNKDIRRTLQVMSLLVGLISLVAFATAKDKASASTASFSKDVAPILYKHCVECHRPGEIAPMSLLTYKEVRPWARSIRERILDKSMPPWSADPKYGHWANDPRLSQKEIATITSWVEAGAPKGEDKDLPPTPKFTEGWTIGKPDVVLEMPEEYTVPADGTVPYLYFSMPTNFTEDKWVQAMEIRPGNRSVVHHVIAYAQEANVKDAAPGSEGELRRGRVHLGGITPNKTGMVFGDGMARLIKKGSNIVFQMHYTTNGTVTKDRTKIGFVFAKKPASKMLMTGNAINGRFVIPAGDPSHEVKATKTFDEDVLITSFMPHMHVRGKAFRYTAVYPDGRSEILLNVPQYDFNWQHTYIPQNPILLPKGTRLDCVAYFDNSEKNKYNPDPSKEVRWGDQTWEEMMIGWFTYVKAEPSKTNPTPASSGK is encoded by the coding sequence GTGAACAAAGACATTCGTCGAACCTTGCAAGTCATGTCGCTTTTAGTCGGGTTAATTTCTCTGGTCGCCTTTGCCACCGCCAAGGATAAAGCCAGTGCCTCGACCGCATCCTTCTCCAAAGATGTTGCGCCCATCCTTTATAAACATTGCGTTGAATGTCATCGTCCGGGTGAAATCGCGCCAATGTCTCTACTCACTTATAAAGAGGTGCGTCCGTGGGCGCGTTCGATTCGCGAACGTATCCTAGATAAATCCATGCCCCCCTGGAGCGCCGACCCGAAATACGGTCACTGGGCAAACGACCCTCGCCTGTCGCAAAAAGAGATTGCCACCATCACTTCCTGGGTAGAAGCCGGTGCGCCAAAAGGTGAGGACAAAGATTTACCGCCGACTCCGAAATTCACCGAAGGCTGGACGATTGGCAAACCCGATGTCGTGCTGGAAATGCCCGAAGAATATACCGTTCCGGCAGACGGCACGGTTCCCTATCTCTATTTCTCGATGCCGACGAATTTCACCGAAGACAAATGGGTTCAGGCGATGGAAATTCGACCGGGCAATCGTTCGGTGGTGCATCACGTCATCGCTTATGCACAGGAAGCCAATGTAAAAGACGCCGCACCGGGCAGCGAAGGTGAACTGCGTCGCGGGCGTGTGCATCTCGGCGGCATCACCCCGAATAAAACCGGCATGGTTTTTGGCGATGGCATGGCGCGCTTGATTAAAAAAGGCAGCAACATCGTTTTCCAGATGCATTACACCACCAACGGCACGGTGACCAAAGACCGCACCAAAATCGGATTCGTGTTTGCCAAAAAACCAGCCAGCAAAATGTTGATGACCGGCAATGCCATCAATGGACGATTCGTGATTCCGGCGGGCGACCCCAGTCATGAAGTCAAAGCTACAAAAACATTCGATGAAGATGTGTTGATTACCTCTTTTATGCCGCACATGCATGTGCGCGGTAAAGCCTTCCGCTATACGGCGGTCTACCCCGATGGTCGTTCGGAAATTTTACTCAATGTGCCGCAATATGATTTCAACTGGCAGCACACCTACATTCCGCAAAATCCGATTCTGCTGCCGAAAGGAACCAGGCTCGATTGTGTGGCTTATTTCGATAATTCCGAAAAGAACAAATACAACCCCGACCCGTCGAAAGAGGTGCGTTGGGGCGATCAAACCTGGGAAGAGATGATGATCGGTTGGTTTACTTATGTAAAAGCCGAACCATCGAAAACCAACCCGACACCGGCATCATCCGGTAAATAA
- a CDS encoding cytochrome c peroxidase, whose product MLKKACLFLFVAFLIWGFTDKGIQPTMGKTDRIVNQSAVIELGKQLFKEAGFSSPNGDLPASCNHCHMLDEDPQGLRAYTDFFNRSWISFRSQDKRRLALRNSPTILDVGAMPRLHYDGEFASLEDLVKGTLSGRTLGWVAGEEAKAKENARAVILKNQATYGRKFEQAFAVNIEAVSSDELLNLVAKAVADYCRTLRSHKNSTYDQFIALNGLETAPANGEDAKAYGQRLLEKIQQLETEKTLKLTPGFNQSALQGLKIFFRADKGNCLACHAPPAFTDHSFHNLGISQREYDRRHGEGKFAELAIPDVASAARPSAQALEIPLEEKPGYADLGFWNYVDVKNSSLRKPGESDNQFLNRMIGTFKTPTLRNLKYSYPYFHNGTLFTLDEVLGEMLRLSDMARAGRIREGDEELAKIKFTASDIAHLVNFLNTLNEDLNNHRTGK is encoded by the coding sequence ATGTTGAAAAAAGCTTGCCTCTTCCTGTTTGTCGCATTTCTCATCTGGGGTTTTACAGATAAAGGTATACAACCAACAATGGGAAAAACCGACCGCATCGTCAATCAATCGGCGGTTATCGAACTCGGCAAACAATTATTCAAAGAGGCGGGCTTCTCTTCTCCGAACGGCGATTTGCCGGCGAGTTGCAATCACTGCCACATGCTTGATGAAGACCCGCAAGGGCTTCGCGCTTATACGGATTTTTTCAATCGCAGTTGGATTTCATTTCGCTCGCAGGACAAACGGCGGTTGGCGCTTCGCAATTCGCCGACGATTTTGGATGTCGGCGCAATGCCGCGATTGCATTATGACGGAGAGTTTGCTTCGCTTGAAGATTTGGTCAAAGGCACACTTTCGGGGCGAACTCTCGGCTGGGTTGCGGGTGAAGAAGCGAAAGCCAAAGAAAATGCCCGCGCCGTGATTTTGAAAAACCAAGCGACCTATGGGCGAAAGTTCGAGCAGGCTTTCGCGGTAAATATAGAAGCGGTAAGCAGTGATGAATTGTTGAACCTGGTGGCGAAAGCGGTTGCCGATTATTGCCGCACTCTGCGTTCGCATAAAAATTCCACTTATGACCAATTCATCGCCTTAAATGGGCTTGAAACCGCACCCGCGAATGGCGAAGACGCCAAAGCCTATGGTCAGCGATTGCTCGAAAAAATCCAGCAATTGGAAACCGAGAAAACTTTGAAACTGACCCCAGGGTTTAATCAATCGGCGCTTCAAGGGTTAAAAATATTTTTCCGCGCGGATAAAGGCAATTGTCTCGCGTGTCACGCGCCGCCCGCGTTTACCGACCATTCGTTTCATAATCTCGGCATCAGTCAACGCGAATATGACCGGCGTCATGGTGAAGGCAAATTCGCCGAGTTAGCGATTCCCGATGTCGCAAGCGCCGCGCGACCTTCGGCGCAGGCGCTGGAAATTCCGCTCGAAGAAAAACCCGGTTATGCCGATTTGGGATTTTGGAATTATGTCGATGTGAAAAATTCTTCGTTACGCAAACCGGGCGAGAGCGACAACCAGTTTCTCAACCGCATGATTGGCACATTTAAAACCCCGACGCTTCGCAACCTGAAATACTCCTATCCTTATTTCCATAACGGCACGCTTTTTACTCTGGATGAGGTGTTAGGTGAAATGCTTCGCCTGAGTGATATGGCGCGCGCCGGGCGTATACGTGAAGGCGACGAAGAGTTGGCAAAAATAAAATTCACCGCCAGCGATATTGCCCACCTGGTGAATTTTCTAAATACCTTAAACGAAGACCTGAACAATCATCGAACCGGCAAATAA
- a CDS encoding S41 family peptidase, with product MNQKVLPLAAIIIVVLSSLIGGLYQSRSRMTKTSSSATSNTDDVKKGFEEALETVREEYAGETDVELLSKASIQEMLHQLDPHSSFFTKAEFDELQTEQQSRIYGIGVTIAKRYDRVYIMSATPGGPGHRAGLRYGDAIIAVNGQSAEDWNQDKVLHNVRGEKGEEVKITVERAGVASPITVKIKRDEVKLPTVRTAFMTSQPGTGYIGLTGGFAAKTEEELTAAITKLKQEGMKQLVLDLRGNPGGLLDQAIEVAKKFLRSGQKILEVRGREGRFPTRVFEVPDNNEPETMPLVILVNGNTASASEVVAGALQDHDRALIVGETSFGKGLVQSVTRLSYGAGLTLTTQRWHTPTGRLIQRDYSNVSFYDYYYHPKETAQENTTAQKSNTVYTDSGRSVYGGGGITPDVEVKSKEPRSFSQNSVNGRIFNGIFMFVRQLVAGQIANLREYKINESQNKSHLTQDDINHFVVDEKVLAAYRQFIATNSQFNFSEEQFNERKNYIILQLRREIITAAYGPEAGDQVYLAEDVQLLKALEKFPEAKMMAENSHANQNDRP from the coding sequence ATGAACCAAAAAGTTTTGCCGCTTGCCGCCATCATTATCGTGGTTTTGTCATCACTTATCGGAGGGCTTTATCAATCGCGCTCTCGTATGACTAAAACTTCCTCTTCGGCAACCTCCAATACCGATGATGTCAAGAAAGGTTTTGAAGAAGCGCTCGAAACCGTGCGCGAAGAATATGCCGGGGAAACGGATGTTGAACTGCTCAGCAAAGCTTCGATTCAGGAAATGCTTCATCAACTCGACCCACACTCCAGCTTTTTCACTAAAGCCGAATTCGACGAATTACAAACCGAACAACAAAGCCGCATTTATGGTATAGGCGTTACCATCGCCAAACGCTACGACCGGGTTTACATCATGTCGGCAACGCCGGGCGGTCCCGGACATCGAGCCGGTCTGCGTTATGGCGATGCGATTATTGCGGTCAACGGACAAAGCGCAGAAGATTGGAATCAGGATAAAGTCTTGCACAATGTGCGCGGCGAAAAAGGCGAAGAGGTTAAGATAACCGTTGAACGCGCCGGTGTCGCCAGTCCCATTACCGTAAAAATCAAACGCGATGAAGTGAAATTGCCGACCGTGCGCACGGCATTTATGACTTCACAACCGGGCACCGGTTACATCGGACTCACAGGAGGTTTCGCCGCGAAAACCGAAGAAGAGTTGACCGCCGCCATCACCAAACTCAAACAAGAGGGAATGAAACAACTGGTGCTGGATTTGCGCGGCAATCCCGGCGGCTTGCTTGACCAGGCGATTGAAGTTGCCAAGAAATTTTTGCGCAGCGGGCAAAAAATTCTCGAAGTGCGCGGACGCGAAGGGCGTTTCCCGACCCGCGTTTTTGAAGTGCCCGATAATAATGAACCGGAAACCATGCCGCTGGTGATTTTGGTCAACGGCAACACCGCGTCGGCTTCCGAAGTGGTTGCCGGCGCATTGCAAGACCATGACCGCGCCTTGATTGTCGGCGAAACCAGTTTCGGAAAAGGTTTGGTGCAAAGTGTGACGCGCCTTTCATACGGCGCGGGACTGACGCTTACCACCCAACGCTGGCACACGCCGACCGGACGATTGATTCAACGCGATTATTCCAACGTCAGCTTTTACGATTATTACTATCACCCGAAAGAGACGGCTCAGGAAAATACCACGGCACAAAAATCAAACACGGTTTATACGGATAGCGGCAGGTCTGTATATGGCGGCGGCGGCATCACCCCGGATGTCGAAGTGAAATCCAAAGAGCCGAGATCGTTTTCGCAGAATTCGGTCAACGGGCGAATCTTTAACGGAATTTTCATGTTCGTTCGCCAACTGGTTGCCGGACAAATTGCCAACCTTCGCGAGTACAAAATCAACGAATCACAAAACAAAAGCCACTTGACTCAGGATGACATCAATCATTTTGTGGTTGATGAAAAAGTCCTGGCGGCTTACCGGCAATTCATCGCCACCAATTCGCAATTCAATTTTTCCGAAGAGCAATTCAACGAGCGGAAAAATTACATCATCCTGCAACTGCGTCGCGAAATTATCACCGCCGCTTATGGACCTGAGGCTGGCGACCAGGTTTATCTCGCCGAAGATGTCCAGCTTTTGAAAGCCTTGGAAAAATTTCCCGAAGCGAAAATGATGGCGGAAAATTCGCACGCCAATCAAAACGACAGACCTTAA
- a CDS encoding response regulator, with protein sequence MTIKNFKGRILFVNPDLETQEMVALIVKDAGYEIISALNIGEGLALVNQANFDLILLDWFFEDGHGIDLCRQIRTQDQHTPIFFYASEGRQSEIKKAINAGAQGFFLKPVAVDHFLTTLSEYLERRII encoded by the coding sequence ATGACGATAAAAAATTTCAAAGGGCGAATCCTTTTTGTCAATCCTGATTTGGAAACCCAGGAGATGGTTGCGTTGATTGTCAAAGATGCCGGATACGAAATCATTTCGGCATTAAATATTGGCGAAGGGCTGGCGTTGGTCAATCAGGCAAATTTTGATTTAATTCTGCTTGATTGGTTTTTTGAAGATGGGCATGGCATTGATTTATGTCGGCAAATCCGCACCCAGGATCAACACACGCCGATTTTTTTCTATGCCAGCGAAGGGCGACAATCTGAAATCAAAAAAGCGATTAATGCCGGCGCTCAAGGCTTTTTTCTTAAACCGGTGGCGGTTGACCATTTCTTAACCACACTCTCGGAATATCTTGAACGGCGGATAATTTAA
- a CDS encoding response regulator → MATRILVVEDSIDSRDLLVYLLEVEGFEVLSAENGKIAIELAVVDKPDLIITDIQMPVIDGIEMIKRLRAQPDLKHTPIVVMTAFLTGMVSQALEVGANAAIQKPLQIEKLTQMIREMLS, encoded by the coding sequence ATGGCTACCAGAATATTAGTCGTAGAAGATTCGATAGATTCGCGTGATCTGCTGGTCTATCTATTAGAGGTCGAAGGGTTCGAGGTACTGAGCGCCGAAAACGGCAAGATCGCCATTGAGTTGGCAGTGGTTGATAAGCCCGACTTGATTATTACTGACATTCAGATGCCAGTTATTGATGGTATCGAAATGATCAAAAGGCTTCGCGCGCAACCAGACCTGAAACATACTCCCATCGTCGTCATGACGGCGTTTCTTACGGGTATGGTGAGTCAGGCGCTTGAAGTCGGAGCCAATGCCGCGATTCAAAAACCTCTGCAAATAGAAAAACTCACCCAAATGATTCGCGAGATGCTTTCCTGA
- a CDS encoding class I SAM-dependent rRNA methyltransferase produces MTTITVNKRGVERTQKRHLWIYRSDLIDTGNAESGDIVLVSDTKGKLLGQALYSSTSQIALRFISFDQLIINRDFWLARLISAERLRQQVVTDANAYRLVYGESDFLPSLIIDRFADCFVMQTLSQGMEALKPLWVDLLIERYQPRAIIERNDARVRELESLPRQVSLLYGESPDELIIYENRVKYGVSLLEGQKTGAFLDQRENRLATENYARGRALDCFTFQGGFALHMAKQAEQVIAVDISAEAIKQARCNAELNETNNIEFLEANVFDLLHDLERAGEKFTCINLDPPAFAKNRKALEGAMRGYKEINLRAMKMIEPGGILITSTCSHHMSEELFLAVLADAAADAGRNAQILEKRAQSRDHPILIAMPETYYLKCVILRVD; encoded by the coding sequence ATGACGACAATTACAGTCAATAAACGTGGTGTAGAACGTACTCAAAAACGTCACCTGTGGATTTATCGCAGTGACCTCATTGATACGGGTAATGCCGAGTCAGGCGACATCGTTTTAGTGAGCGATACGAAGGGGAAGCTTCTCGGTCAGGCGCTTTACAGTTCGACTTCACAAATTGCTTTGCGATTTATCAGTTTCGACCAGTTAATCATAAACCGTGATTTCTGGCTTGCAAGACTAATCAGCGCCGAACGCCTGCGCCAACAGGTCGTCACCGATGCCAATGCTTACCGGTTGGTTTACGGGGAAAGCGATTTTTTGCCGTCGCTCATCATCGACCGTTTTGCTGATTGTTTCGTTATGCAAACGCTCTCGCAAGGGATGGAGGCGCTCAAACCTTTGTGGGTTGACCTGTTAATTGAGCGTTACCAGCCACGCGCGATTATTGAACGCAATGATGCCAGGGTGCGCGAACTCGAAAGCCTGCCGCGTCAGGTGAGTTTACTTTATGGCGAGTCGCCGGATGAGTTAATTATTTATGAGAACAGGGTGAAATACGGCGTGAGTTTGCTCGAAGGTCAAAAGACCGGCGCGTTTTTAGACCAGAGAGAAAACCGGCTGGCAACAGAAAATTATGCGCGAGGTCGCGCCCTCGATTGCTTTACTTTTCAAGGCGGTTTCGCTCTGCATATGGCAAAGCAAGCCGAGCAGGTAATCGCCGTTGATATTTCCGCAGAAGCAATCAAACAAGCCCGGTGCAATGCCGAATTGAATGAGACTAATAATATTGAGTTCCTTGAAGCCAATGTTTTCGATTTGTTGCACGATCTGGAACGCGCCGGTGAAAAATTCACCTGCATCAATCTCGACCCACCGGCTTTTGCCAAAAATCGCAAAGCTTTGGAAGGCGCGATGCGCGGTTACAAAGAAATCAATTTGCGGGCGATGAAAATGATTGAACCCGGCGGCATCTTAATCACCTCGACCTGTTCACATCACATGAGCGAAGAACTGTTTTTAGCAGTGCTCGCCGATGCAGCGGCAGATGCCGGGCGCAACGCCCAGATACTCGAAAAGCGCGCGCAATCACGCGACCATCCCATTTTGATTGCCATGCCTGAGACCTATTATTTGAAGTGTGTGATTCTGCGGGTTGATTAA